In Streptomyces nodosus, one DNA window encodes the following:
- a CDS encoding YiaA/YiaB family inner membrane protein yields the protein MNETPVRQQNTAAYYGQAVASFAVALVATAVGILRLEADTWVRAFLGIAVLYLVTSAFTLAKVVRDRQEAGQLVSRVDQARLEKLLAEHDPFEKL from the coding sequence ATGAACGAGACTCCGGTCAGACAGCAGAACACGGCCGCCTACTACGGCCAGGCCGTCGCGTCCTTCGCCGTCGCCCTGGTGGCCACCGCCGTCGGGATCCTCCGGCTGGAGGCCGACACCTGGGTGCGGGCCTTCCTGGGGATCGCCGTCCTCTACCTGGTGACCTCCGCCTTCACCCTGGCCAAGGTGGTCCGGGACCGGCAGGAGGCCGGTCAGCTGGTCAGCCGCGTCGACCAGGCGCGGCTGGAGAAGCTGCTCGCCGAACACGACCCCTTCGAGAAGCTCTGA
- a CDS encoding MaoC family dehydratase produces MAEPRIFTSVDELRAAVGEQLGYTDWVEIDQKRIDLFADATGDHQWIHVDPGKAASGPFGRTVAHGYLTLSLLPLFGPQLIKVENVRMGLNYGTNKVRFPAPVPVGSRLRATAVITGVEDVPGGVQLAVAFTVEREGGDKPVCVAESVARYYL; encoded by the coding sequence ATGGCAGAGCCGAGGATCTTCACCTCCGTCGACGAGCTGAGGGCGGCGGTGGGCGAGCAGTTGGGGTACACCGACTGGGTGGAGATCGACCAGAAGCGGATCGATCTGTTCGCGGACGCCACCGGCGACCACCAGTGGATCCATGTGGACCCAGGGAAGGCGGCCTCGGGCCCCTTCGGCAGGACCGTCGCGCACGGCTATCTCACCCTGTCCTTGCTGCCGCTCTTCGGGCCGCAGCTGATCAAGGTCGAGAACGTGCGGATGGGCCTCAACTACGGGACGAACAAGGTGCGTTTCCCCGCGCCCGTCCCGGTGGGCTCCCGGCTGCGCGCCACCGCGGTGATCACCGGCGTCGAGGACGTGCCGGGCGGGGTGCAGCTGGCGGTCGCCTTCACCGTGGAGCGCGAGGGCGGCGACAAGCCGGTGTGTGTGGCCGAGTCGGTGGCGCGCTACTACCTCTGA
- a CDS encoding penicillin acylase family protein, which yields MPRRTPRSTLDRLRTPGRFPKFLKTAAICALVAGLLSPTAAGTAQAATPDDHCGGRCSDILPPGENGNATLAEILLNQLFGTQPAHAEDQLGPYADLAGGYSALTDAKINNFFDDASFGVPSGQVASTEKPAGRGDVTIVRDKKRGVPHITGTTRYGTEFGAGYAAAEDRLWLMDVFRHVGRGGLTPFAGGAAANQGLEQEFWRNAPYTEADLQAQIDHVAAGAGDRGRQALDDVNAYLDGINAYIDASDRGRYFPGEYVLTGHKDSITNAGTIDHFKVTDLVALASVVGSLFGSGGGGEVENAVSLLAAQSKYGVAEGTEVWESFRERNDPEAVLTVHDGESFPYASRPDDPKGAALPDAGSVTREPLVYDRTGSATASAATAASATAATTALGSARRGMSNALVVSGKHTASGHPIAVFGPQTGYFAPQLLMLQEIQGPGISARGASFAGLSMYVELGRGQDYSWSATTSGQDIIDTYAVELCQDDHHYLLHGTCTAMEKVEQKNSWTPSVADGTAAGSYTMRAWRTAYGPVEYRATVGGTKVAYTTLRSSYLHEADSIVGFQMLNDPDYVKGPEDFQSAAQHINFTFNWFYADSRHTAYYNSGDNPVRASGVDAEFPVWARPAYEWRNWDPATNTADYTPASQHPNSLDQDYYISWNNKQAKDYTTASWGDGSVHRGDLLEDRVKRLVTAGGVTRSALVKAMADAALADLRAEDVLPKLLKVVTSSPVTDSTAAAAVSKLSAWVSAGARRTETSAGSKKYADADAIRILDAWWPLLVKAEFQPGLGGDLYTAFTANLPVDESPSAGHGPTGSHAGSSFQYGWWSYVDKDIRAVLGEPVQGPLARTYCGGGNLASCRDILIGTLKQAAGATASQVYPGDDQCSAGDQWCADSIVQRTLGGIKHGKIGWQNRPTYQQVVEYTSHR from the coding sequence ATGCCACGGCGCACCCCACGCAGCACCCTCGACAGACTGAGAACTCCCGGCAGATTCCCCAAGTTCCTCAAGACCGCGGCGATATGCGCGCTCGTCGCCGGTCTGCTGTCCCCGACGGCCGCGGGCACCGCCCAGGCGGCCACGCCCGACGACCACTGCGGCGGCCGGTGTTCGGACATCCTCCCGCCCGGCGAGAACGGCAACGCCACCCTCGCCGAGATCCTCCTCAACCAGCTCTTCGGCACCCAGCCCGCCCACGCCGAGGATCAGCTCGGCCCCTACGCCGACCTCGCCGGCGGGTACTCCGCGCTCACCGACGCGAAGATCAACAACTTCTTCGACGACGCGTCGTTCGGGGTCCCTTCCGGCCAGGTGGCCTCCACCGAGAAACCCGCGGGCCGGGGCGATGTGACCATCGTCCGGGACAAGAAGAGGGGGGTGCCGCACATCACCGGCACCACCCGCTACGGAACCGAGTTCGGAGCCGGTTACGCCGCCGCCGAGGACCGGCTGTGGCTGATGGACGTCTTCCGGCACGTAGGACGCGGCGGGCTCACCCCCTTCGCGGGCGGAGCCGCCGCCAACCAGGGCCTGGAGCAGGAGTTCTGGCGCAACGCGCCCTACACCGAGGCCGATCTCCAGGCCCAGATCGACCATGTCGCGGCCGGCGCGGGTGACCGGGGCCGGCAGGCCCTGGACGATGTGAACGCCTATCTGGACGGCATCAACGCCTATATCGACGCCTCCGACCGCGGCCGCTACTTCCCCGGCGAGTACGTCCTGACCGGCCACAAGGACTCCATCACCAACGCCGGCACCATCGACCACTTCAAGGTCACCGACCTGGTGGCGCTCGCCTCGGTCGTCGGCTCCCTCTTCGGCTCGGGCGGCGGCGGAGAGGTCGAGAACGCGGTCTCCCTGCTCGCCGCCCAGTCGAAGTACGGAGTGGCGGAGGGCACCGAGGTCTGGGAGTCCTTCCGGGAGCGCAACGACCCGGAGGCGGTGCTCACCGTCCACGACGGCGAGAGCTTCCCCTACGCGTCCAGGCCCGACGACCCGAAGGGCGCCGCGCTGCCCGACGCCGGTTCGGTCACCCGGGAACCACTGGTGTACGACCGCACCGGCAGCGCCACCGCCTCCGCCGCCACCGCCGCCTCCGCCACGGCCGCGACGACGGCCCTCGGCTCGGCCCGGCGGGGCATGTCCAACGCCCTGGTGGTCAGCGGGAAGCACACCGCGAGCGGCCATCCGATCGCCGTCTTCGGGCCGCAGACCGGCTACTTCGCGCCCCAGCTGCTGATGCTCCAGGAGATCCAGGGGCCCGGCATCAGCGCCCGTGGCGCCTCCTTCGCGGGCCTGAGCATGTATGTCGAACTGGGCCGCGGCCAGGACTACTCATGGAGCGCCACCACCTCCGGCCAGGACATCATCGACACCTATGCGGTCGAGCTGTGCCAGGACGACCACCACTACCTTCTCCACGGCACCTGCACCGCGATGGAGAAGGTCGAACAGAAGAACTCCTGGACGCCGAGCGTCGCCGACGGCACCGCGGCCGGCTCCTACACCATGCGGGCCTGGCGCACCGCGTACGGGCCGGTGGAGTACCGCGCCACGGTCGGCGGCACCAAGGTCGCCTACACCACCCTGCGCTCGTCCTATCTGCACGAGGCCGACTCGATCGTCGGCTTCCAGATGCTGAACGACCCCGACTACGTCAAGGGGCCCGAGGACTTCCAGAGCGCGGCCCAGCACATCAACTTCACCTTCAACTGGTTCTACGCCGACTCCCGGCACACCGCGTACTACAACAGCGGCGACAACCCGGTGCGCGCGAGCGGCGTCGACGCCGAGTTCCCGGTGTGGGCGCGGCCGGCGTACGAGTGGAGGAACTGGGACCCGGCGACCAATACCGCCGACTACACCCCGGCCTCCCAGCACCCGAACTCCCTCGACCAGGACTACTACATCTCCTGGAACAACAAGCAGGCCAAGGACTACACCACCGCGTCCTGGGGCGACGGTTCGGTCCATCGCGGCGATCTGCTGGAGGACCGGGTGAAGAGACTGGTGACGGCCGGCGGGGTGACCAGGTCGGCGCTGGTGAAGGCCATGGCGGACGCGGCCCTCGCCGATCTGCGGGCCGAGGACGTGCTGCCGAAGCTGCTGAAGGTCGTCACCAGCTCGCCGGTCACGGACTCCACGGCCGCGGCGGCGGTGAGCAAGCTGTCCGCCTGGGTGTCGGCGGGCGCCAGGCGCACCGAGACCTCGGCCGGTTCGAAGAAGTACGCCGACGCCGACGCGATCCGCATCCTGGACGCCTGGTGGCCGCTGCTGGTGAAGGCAGAGTTCCAACCCGGTCTGGGCGGCGACCTGTACACGGCGTTCACCGCGAACCTCCCGGTCGACGAATCCCCCTCGGCCGGACACGGGCCGACCGGATCGCACGCCGGAAGCTCCTTCCAGTACGGCTGGTGGAGCTATGTCGACAAGGACATCCGGGCGGTGCTGGGTGAGCCGGTGCAGGGCCCCCTGGCCCGGACCTACTGCGGCGGAGGGAACCTCGCCTCCTGCCGGGACATCCTGATCGGCACGCTGAAGCAGGCCGCCGGCGCCACCGCGTCCCAGGTCTACCCCGGCGACGACCAGTGCTCGGCGGGTGACCAGTGGTGCGCCGACTCGATCGTCCAGCGCACCCTGGGAGGCATCAAGCACGGCAAGATCGGCTGGCAGAACCGGCCGACGTACCAGCAGGTGGTGGAGTACACCTCACACCGGTAG
- a CDS encoding aldehyde dehydrogenase family protein, translating into MKAHDGMYIDGAWRPAAGPDTIEVVNPADEEVVGRVPAGTAEDVDAAVRAARAALPGWAATPPAERAVRLTALRDVLVARKDEIAEIITAELGAPPAFSQAVQVGMPILVAGSYARLAETHPFQERVGNSTVYQEPVGVVGAITPWNYPLHQIVAKVAPALAAGCTVVLKPAEDTPLTAQLFAEAVDEAGVPAGVFNLVTGLGPVAGQALAEHHGVDLVSFTGSTAVGRQIGATAGAAVKRVALELGGKSANVILPGADLAEAVKVGVANVMANSGQTCSAWTRMLVHRDHYEEAVGLAAEAAAAYGDRIGPLVNAKQRTRVKGYIDKGLAEGARLVEGGPEAPREKGYFVRPTVFAEVTPEMTIAQEEIFGPVLSVLRYEDEEDALRIANGTVYGLAGAVWAADDAEAVAFARRLDTGQVDINGGRFNPFAPFGGYKQSGVGRELGAHGLAEYLQTKSLQFQES; encoded by the coding sequence ATGAAGGCACATGACGGCATGTACATCGACGGCGCCTGGCGCCCCGCGGCCGGGCCGGACACCATCGAGGTGGTGAACCCCGCCGACGAAGAGGTCGTCGGCCGGGTCCCGGCGGGCACCGCCGAGGACGTCGACGCCGCCGTCCGCGCCGCTCGGGCCGCCCTCCCGGGCTGGGCCGCCACCCCGCCCGCGGAACGGGCCGTCCGGCTCACCGCCCTGCGGGACGTGCTGGTCGCCCGCAAGGACGAGATCGCCGAGATCATCACGGCCGAGCTGGGTGCCCCGCCGGCGTTCTCCCAGGCGGTCCAGGTGGGCATGCCGATCCTGGTGGCGGGCTCGTACGCCCGGCTGGCCGAGACGCACCCCTTCCAGGAGCGGGTCGGCAACTCCACCGTCTACCAGGAGCCCGTCGGAGTGGTGGGCGCGATCACCCCCTGGAACTATCCGCTCCACCAGATCGTCGCCAAGGTCGCCCCGGCCCTGGCGGCGGGCTGCACCGTCGTCCTCAAGCCCGCCGAGGACACCCCGCTGACCGCCCAGCTCTTCGCGGAGGCCGTCGACGAGGCGGGCGTACCGGCCGGGGTGTTCAACCTCGTCACCGGACTCGGCCCGGTGGCGGGCCAGGCGCTCGCCGAACACCACGGGGTCGACCTGGTCTCCTTCACCGGCTCCACGGCGGTGGGCCGGCAGATCGGCGCCACGGCGGGCGCGGCCGTGAAGCGGGTCGCCCTGGAGCTGGGGGGCAAGTCCGCCAATGTCATCCTGCCCGGCGCCGACCTGGCCGAGGCGGTCAAGGTGGGCGTCGCCAACGTGATGGCCAACTCCGGCCAGACGTGCAGCGCATGGACGCGGATGCTGGTGCACCGGGACCACTACGAGGAGGCGGTCGGCCTCGCCGCCGAGGCCGCGGCCGCATACGGCGACCGCATCGGCCCGCTGGTGAACGCCAAGCAGCGGACCCGGGTGAAGGGCTATATCGACAAGGGCCTGGCGGAGGGCGCGCGCCTGGTCGAGGGCGGCCCCGAAGCACCCCGCGAGAAGGGCTACTTCGTGCGGCCCACCGTCTTCGCCGAGGTGACCCCGGAGATGACGATCGCCCAGGAGGAGATCTTCGGCCCGGTGCTCTCCGTCCTGCGGTACGAGGACGAGGAGGACGCCCTGCGCATCGCCAACGGCACAGTGTACGGACTGGCCGGCGCCGTCTGGGCGGCCGACGACGCGGAGGCCGTCGCGTTCGCGCGGAGACTGGACACCGGACAGGTCGACATCAACGGCGGACGCTTCAACCCGTTCGCCCCGTTCGGCGGTTACAAGCAGTCCGGGGTGGGCCGCGAGCTCGGGGCGCACGGGCTGGCCGAGTATCTGCAGACCAAGTCCCTCCAGTTCCAGGAGAGCTGA
- a CDS encoding serine/threonine protein kinase: MAVPAISVSPYWELTFDADGDVDGPERDRLLTEVSRRGVRDLLLFAHGWNDDRSGATLLYDRFFAPVPSLAPAAQLGYAGVIWPSMMFADEPIPDFPPSLAAGAPASPRLDDSSRQALLRVFPDRATVLDRIARLLERQPDDGASLEEFGRLVRELVEVPVRGPQARCTEDTRVPGAAATGPEMLRGETARVCRDFAGALEQVAGRGTEEFSLTPKGLWDGARELLRQATYYAMKRRAGAVGERGLGPVLGRLAQAAPGVRVHLVGHSFGARLVSFALRGLPDGVRTVKSVTLLQGAFSHYAFAARLPRDPGAGGVLAGRQRRVDGPLVCCHSRFDSALGTLYPLASRVVGDDRSVAGELPGRAEDVGVGLLLGPRWGALGHDGVQAVDGTREVTLADALSAGLPASGCVNVDASAVVRRGGPPAGAHSDILHRELAQLVLTAGRVDRPAAAGG; the protein is encoded by the coding sequence ATGGCGGTACCGGCGATCAGCGTGAGTCCCTACTGGGAGCTGACCTTCGACGCGGACGGGGACGTGGACGGCCCCGAACGGGACCGGCTGCTCACGGAGGTGAGCCGACGAGGGGTACGGGACCTGCTGCTCTTCGCCCATGGCTGGAACGACGACCGCTCCGGCGCGACCCTGCTCTACGACCGCTTCTTCGCGCCGGTCCCCTCGCTGGCCCCGGCGGCACAACTGGGTTACGCGGGCGTGATCTGGCCGTCGATGATGTTCGCGGACGAGCCGATCCCCGACTTCCCCCCGTCACTCGCGGCCGGCGCCCCGGCGTCCCCACGGCTGGACGACAGCAGCCGGCAGGCCCTGCTCCGGGTGTTCCCGGACCGCGCGACCGTGCTGGACCGGATCGCCCGGCTGCTGGAACGGCAGCCGGACGACGGCGCCTCGCTGGAGGAGTTCGGGCGGCTGGTGCGGGAGTTGGTGGAGGTGCCCGTGCGGGGGCCGCAGGCCCGGTGCACCGAGGACACCCGGGTGCCGGGTGCGGCGGCCACCGGCCCCGAGATGCTCCGCGGGGAGACGGCCCGGGTGTGCCGGGACTTCGCGGGGGCCCTGGAGCAGGTGGCGGGAAGGGGCACGGAGGAGTTCTCGCTCACCCCGAAGGGACTGTGGGACGGGGCACGCGAACTGCTGCGGCAGGCCACGTACTACGCCATGAAACGGCGCGCGGGGGCCGTCGGGGAGCGGGGGCTGGGGCCGGTGCTCGGTCGGCTGGCGCAGGCCGCTCCCGGGGTGCGGGTGCATCTGGTGGGCCACAGCTTCGGCGCGCGGCTGGTGTCCTTCGCGCTGCGCGGGCTGCCGGACGGAGTGCGCACGGTGAAGTCCGTGACGCTGCTCCAGGGTGCCTTCTCGCACTACGCGTTCGCGGCCCGGCTGCCCCGGGACCCGGGTGCGGGCGGCGTTCTCGCCGGGCGGCAGCGGCGCGTCGACGGCCCCCTGGTGTGCTGCCACTCCCGTTTCGACTCGGCGCTCGGCACGCTGTATCCGCTGGCGTCGAGGGTGGTGGGGGACGACCGGTCGGTGGCCGGGGAGCTTCCCGGCCGCGCGGAGGACGTGGGCGTCGGCCTCCTCCTGGGGCCGCGCTGGGGCGCGCTGGGGCACGACGGGGTGCAGGCGGTGGACGGCACCCGGGAGGTCACCCTCGCCGACGCGCTGAGCGCGGGGCTGCCGGCGTCGGGCTGTGTGAACGTCGACGCCTCCGCCGTGGTCCGCCGCGGCGGCCCGCCCGCCGGCGCCCACAGCGACATCCTCCACCGGGAGCTGGCACAGCTGGTGCTGACGGCGGGCCGGGTGGACCGGCCCGCCGCCGCGGGCGGTTGA
- a CDS encoding TetR/AcrR family transcriptional regulator, with protein MSTAEETADGGTQPWAEVTPEAARRLLLAAVEAFAERGYHATTTRDIAGRAGMSPAALYIHYKTKEELLHRISRIGHEKALDVLRTAARGEGTAAERLADAVSSFVRWHAGQHTVARVVQYELDALGPESRAEIVALRRQVDAEVRGIIEDGVAAGEFDVPDVRGTTLAVLSLCIDVARWFRAEGPRTPDEVGALYAGLVLRMVEARTEAPGAVG; from the coding sequence ATGAGTACGGCGGAGGAGACGGCCGACGGCGGAACGCAGCCGTGGGCGGAGGTCACCCCCGAGGCGGCCCGGCGGCTGTTGCTCGCCGCCGTGGAGGCCTTCGCCGAACGCGGCTACCACGCCACGACGACGCGCGACATCGCGGGCCGCGCCGGTATGAGCCCGGCCGCGCTCTACATCCACTACAAGACCAAGGAAGAGCTGCTCCACCGCATCAGCAGGATCGGGCACGAGAAGGCGCTCGACGTCCTGCGCACGGCGGCCCGGGGCGAGGGCACCGCCGCCGAGCGGCTCGCCGACGCGGTGTCCTCCTTCGTCCGCTGGCACGCCGGGCAGCACACCGTGGCGCGGGTCGTGCAGTACGAGCTGGACGCGCTCGGTCCCGAGTCGCGCGCTGAGATCGTCGCACTGCGCCGGCAGGTCGACGCCGAGGTGCGCGGGATCATCGAGGACGGGGTGGCGGCGGGCGAGTTCGATGTGCCCGATGTGCGCGGGACCACCCTCGCCGTGCTCTCCCTGTGCATCGATGTGGCCCGCTGGTTCAGGGCCGAAGGCCCCCGTACGCCGGACGAGGTGGGCGCGCTCTACGCCGGCCTCGTGCTGCGGATGGTGGAGGCCCGTACCGAGGCCCCGGGTGCTGTCGGCTGA
- a CDS encoding TetR/AcrR family transcriptional regulator, whose translation MKPVHHATTLRRAPVQRRSAERLTRILDACADLLDEIGYDALSTRDVAQRAGVPIGSVYRFFGNKRAMADALAERNLERYLERVGRRLADTGREGGWRAATDAMLDEYLDMKRTAPGFSLIDFGNQIPVGARRAEPNHRVAARLTDLLSGYLDREPDDDLRRRFLIAVETADTLVHLAFRMDPAGDEKIVGETRGLLRTYLESALD comes from the coding sequence ATGAAACCCGTGCACCACGCGACAACGCTGCGCCGCGCGCCCGTCCAGCGCCGCAGCGCCGAACGACTGACCAGGATCCTGGACGCCTGCGCCGACCTGCTCGACGAGATCGGCTACGACGCCCTGAGCACCCGGGACGTGGCCCAGCGCGCCGGAGTGCCCATCGGCTCCGTGTACCGCTTCTTCGGCAACAAGAGGGCGATGGCCGACGCCCTCGCCGAACGCAATCTGGAGCGCTATCTCGAGCGCGTCGGCCGCCGGCTTGCGGACACCGGGCGCGAGGGCGGCTGGCGCGCGGCCACCGACGCGATGCTCGACGAGTACCTGGACATGAAGCGCACGGCACCCGGCTTCTCCCTCATCGACTTCGGCAACCAGATCCCGGTCGGCGCCCGCCGCGCCGAACCCAACCACCGGGTCGCCGCCCGTCTGACGGACCTGCTGTCCGGGTATCTCGACCGGGAGCCGGACGACGATCTGCGCCGCCGGTTCCTGATCGCGGTGGAAACCGCCGACACCCTGGTCCACCTGGCCTTCCGGATGGACCCGGCCGGGGACGAGAAGATCGTCGGGGAGACGCGGGGCCTGCTGCGGACCTATCTGGAGAGCGCCCTCGACTGA
- a CDS encoding ABC transporter ATP-binding protein, with protein MTRTISLNQVSKSYTRGVRVVERLSLDIRPGEFLVLLGPSGCGKSTVLRMIAGLEDVTEGEIRLDGEYANDLPPSARDMAMVFQNFALYPNMTSRDNIGFPLRIENPGGDPRPRVDATARRLGIEDLLGRFPAQLSGGERQRVAMGRAIARHPSAFLMDEPLSNLDAKLRNHLRAEISSLTRDLGVTTVYVTHDQSEAMSLGDRVAVLRGGVLQQLAGPRAVYRLPENVFVAAFIGTPRINLLRGTVRAPLDGAMSISLGRQYLRLPEPLSSDHQLLRVQQGREVIVGLRSEAVRIASPAAARPREVAISGLVAHVEFQGHEVLVHFNTGSRPAVVPELEAPRPARPVRRRRRDGGVLDRLRERTGTLRAGPVVVLEHPTDEGPDPEEPRSEAPRLPGDLVVRTTPDMALRPGMHVPLLVDLAHLFVFDRSGQRVCPAPQYLPGLDE; from the coding sequence ATGACGCGCACCATCTCGCTGAATCAGGTCAGCAAGTCGTACACCCGCGGTGTGCGCGTGGTGGAGCGGCTTTCACTGGACATCCGGCCCGGCGAGTTCCTCGTCCTCCTCGGCCCCTCGGGCTGCGGAAAGTCGACCGTCCTCAGGATGATCGCCGGGCTCGAGGACGTGACCGAGGGAGAGATCCGCCTCGACGGGGAGTACGCCAACGATCTGCCGCCCTCCGCCCGGGACATGGCCATGGTCTTCCAGAACTTCGCCCTGTACCCGAACATGACCAGCCGCGACAACATCGGCTTCCCCCTGCGCATCGAGAACCCCGGCGGGGACCCCCGCCCCCGGGTGGACGCGACGGCCCGCAGACTCGGCATCGAGGACCTGCTGGGCCGCTTCCCCGCCCAGCTCTCCGGCGGCGAACGGCAGCGCGTCGCCATGGGACGCGCGATCGCCCGCCACCCCTCGGCCTTTCTGATGGACGAGCCGTTGTCCAACCTCGACGCCAAGCTCCGCAACCATCTGCGGGCGGAGATCTCCAGCCTCACCCGGGACCTCGGCGTCACCACCGTGTATGTCACCCACGACCAGTCCGAGGCCATGTCGCTCGGCGACCGGGTCGCCGTGCTGCGCGGCGGGGTGCTCCAGCAGCTCGCCGGTCCCCGCGCGGTCTACCGGCTGCCGGAGAACGTCTTCGTCGCCGCCTTCATCGGCACCCCGCGCATCAATCTGCTGCGCGGGACGGTCCGCGCCCCGCTCGACGGAGCGATGTCGATCAGCCTGGGCCGCCAGTATCTGCGACTGCCCGAACCCCTTTCCTCGGACCACCAGTTGCTCCGCGTGCAGCAGGGCCGCGAAGTGATCGTCGGGCTGCGCTCGGAGGCGGTGCGCATCGCCTCGCCCGCCGCGGCACGGCCCCGGGAGGTGGCGATCAGCGGCCTGGTCGCGCATGTGGAGTTCCAGGGGCACGAGGTCCTGGTCCACTTCAACACGGGCTCGCGGCCCGCGGTCGTACCGGAGCTGGAGGCGCCGCGCCCGGCCAGGCCCGTCCGTCGCCGCCGCCGCGACGGCGGCGTCCTGGACCGGCTGCGGGAGCGCACCGGCACCCTGCGGGCCGGGCCGGTCGTGGTCCTGGAGCATCCCACGGACGAGGGCCCCGACCCTGAAGAACCCAGGTCCGAGGCGCCCCGGCTTCCCGGTGATCTCGTCGTCCGTACGACCCCGGACATGGCGCTGCGCCCGGGCATGCATGTCCCGCTCCTGGTCGACCTCGCCCATCTCTTCGTCTTCGACCGGAGCGGTCAGCGCGTCTGCCCGGCGCCGCAGTATCTGCCCGGACTGGACGAATGA
- a CDS encoding DMT family transporter, which yields MMNDSPSRPGHRAPWQAAGAVTVTVVLWASAFVSIRSAGAAYSPGALALGRLLTGALALGVLWAVRREGLPPRAAWRGIAVSGVLWFGVYMVVLNWGEQQVDAGTAALVVNIGPILIALLGSRLLGDAMPPRLLAGMAVSFAGAVAVGLSMSGGGGSSVLGVVLCLLAAGAYAGGVVAQKPALATASALQVTTFGCLIGAVACLPFAGRLVQDAADAPVTATLNMVYLGVFPTALAFTTWAYALARTTASRMGATTYAVPALVVLMSWLFLGEVPGLVTLGGGVLCLAGVAVSRSRPRLSPPRGAAVVRPEPEPEPASD from the coding sequence ATGATGAACGACTCGCCGTCCCGTCCGGGTCACCGCGCCCCCTGGCAGGCCGCGGGCGCGGTCACGGTCACCGTGGTGCTGTGGGCCTCCGCCTTTGTCTCGATCCGCAGCGCGGGGGCCGCTTACTCGCCGGGTGCGCTGGCGCTCGGACGGCTGCTCACGGGGGCGCTGGCGCTCGGGGTCCTGTGGGCCGTGCGGCGGGAGGGGCTTCCGCCGCGTGCCGCCTGGCGCGGGATCGCGGTGTCCGGGGTGCTGTGGTTCGGGGTGTACATGGTGGTCCTCAACTGGGGCGAGCAGCAGGTGGACGCCGGGACCGCGGCGCTGGTCGTCAACATAGGACCGATCCTGATCGCGCTGCTGGGTTCCCGGCTGCTCGGCGACGCCATGCCGCCGCGGCTGCTCGCGGGAATGGCGGTGTCCTTCGCGGGGGCGGTGGCGGTCGGGCTGTCGATGTCGGGCGGGGGCGGCTCGTCCGTGCTCGGGGTGGTGCTCTGTCTGCTGGCCGCGGGTGCGTACGCGGGCGGGGTCGTCGCGCAGAAGCCCGCGCTGGCCACCGCGAGCGCGCTCCAGGTAACGACGTTCGGCTGTCTGATCGGGGCGGTCGCCTGTCTGCCGTTCGCCGGACGGCTGGTCCAGGACGCGGCCGACGCCCCGGTGACCGCGACGCTCAACATGGTCTATCTGGGGGTCTTCCCGACCGCGCTGGCCTTCACGACCTGGGCGTACGCGCTGGCCCGTACGACCGCGAGCCGGATGGGCGCCACGACCTACGCCGTGCCCGCGCTGGTCGTCCTGATGTCATGGCTGTTCCTCGGCGAGGTACCGGGCCTGGTGACGCTCGGGGGCGGCGTGCTGTGCCTGGCGGGTGTGGCGGTCTCGCGGTCCCGGCCGCGTCTCTCGCCGCCGCGCGGGGCGGCCGTCGTGCGCCCCGAGCCGGAGCCCGAGCCGGCCTCGGACTGA
- the soxR gene encoding redox-sensitive transcriptional activator SoxR: MPQIPETIHELSVGQLSARSGAAVSALHFYESKGLISSRRTSGNQRRYQRDALRRVAFVRAAQRVGIPLAVIREALAELPEERTPTRADWARLSEAWRSELDERITQLSRLRDHLTDCIGCGCLSLETCVLSNPDDVFGERHSGSRLMVERGSNRTADGSGGRTQERKPEGCC, encoded by the coding sequence GTGCCCCAGATCCCCGAGACGATCCATGAGCTCTCCGTCGGTCAGCTGTCCGCCCGCAGCGGAGCCGCCGTCTCCGCCCTGCACTTCTACGAGTCCAAGGGGCTGATCAGCAGCCGCCGCACCTCGGGCAACCAGCGCCGCTATCAGCGTGACGCACTGCGCCGGGTCGCCTTTGTGCGCGCCGCGCAGCGGGTCGGCATCCCACTGGCCGTGATCCGCGAGGCGCTCGCCGAACTCCCCGAGGAACGGACCCCGACCCGGGCGGACTGGGCCCGGCTCTCCGAGGCCTGGCGCTCCGAACTCGACGAGCGCATCACCCAGCTGAGCCGGCTCCGGGACCATCTCACGGACTGCATCGGCTGCGGCTGTCTCTCCCTGGAGACCTGTGTGCTCTCCAACCCCGACGACGTCTTCGGCGAACGCCACTCGGGTTCGCGCCTGATGGTGGAGCGGGGGAGCAACCGGACGGCGGACGGTTCCGGCGGCCGGACGCAGGAGCGGAAACCGGAGGGGTGCTGCTAG